In Dromaius novaehollandiae isolate bDroNov1 chromosome 2, bDroNov1.hap1, whole genome shotgun sequence, one DNA window encodes the following:
- the GAREM1 gene encoding GRB2-associated and regulator of MAPK protein 1 isoform X2, with the protein MDPGPPPGCSLKEVKWSAVAVPLDLLVSTYRLPQIARLDSGQFKLLEQDRDIKEPVQYFNSVEEVAKAFPERVYVMEEITFNVKVASGECNEDTEVYNITLSTGDELTLMGQAEILYAKSSKEKSRLNTIFKKIGKLNSISKLGRGKMPCLICMNHRTNESISLPFQCKGRFSTRSPLEVQMQEGEHTIRNIVEKTRLPVNVTVPSPTPRNPYDLHFIREGHRYKFVNIQTKTVVVCCVLRGNKIIPMHFPLHLTLPKFTLPDSLVKGELWHESLIQHWFNICQEQFDIDEYSRAVRDVKTDWNEDCKSPKKSRCTGHSHVPNSLSYARDELTQSFHRLSVCVYGNNLHGNSEVNLHGCRDLCSAWALFSHDALQYQDSGDSSSDYLFPEVSEESMFLPTKPELPYEELWLDQGSGKPGDQPFTRTLSEKNKCDNYRGSFRSKCGTALLPVPGTIGATTKSSDVSLPPPPVPPKSEAVREECRLLNAPPVPPRSSKPSSSTSPSIPPRTVKPTRQQTRSPSPTLSYYSSGLHNINVTESDNTNATESTPVSCYPCNMRKTESKEPDSTMPFGSPSAEALSCRLSWPNHFSGTADGLNRNDFLLDPSRSYSYPRQKTPGTPKRNCPAPLTFDFDGCELPAGYAPLTPAEFTNTISSCPKSASYSLECTDEKTLVVSNAKQSHSCPALPPRAPKSGEEKPALDTCPLPLKIDGAEEESKTDSPDLLEDQYLVKKGMQDTFSVSYPFSSPLHLQLAPRSCGDGSPWQPPTDLSGLSIEEVSKSLRFIGLSEDVISFFVTEKIDGNLLVQLTEEILSEDFKLSKLQVKKILQFINGWRPKM; encoded by the exons GGCAGTTTAAGCTGCTGGAACAAGACCGAGATATTAAGGAGCCAGTGCAGTATTTTAACAGTGTGGAGGAGGTGGCTAAAGCATTTCCTGAACGAGTTTACGTCATGGAGGAAATAACATTCAACGTTAAG GTGGCTTCAGGTGAATGTAATGAAGACACTGAGGTTTACAACATTACGCTTAGTACTGGGGATGAGCTCACTTTAATGGGGCAAGCAGAAATCCTTTATGCAAAATCTTCTAAGGAGAAGTCACGACTCAACACCATCTTCAAGAAAATCGGGAAACTTAATTCAATTAGTAAGCTAGGCAGAGGCAAAATGCCCTGCCTCATCTGCATGAACCACAGGACCAACGAAAGCATCAGTCTCcctttccagtgtaagggcaggtTTAGTACCCGCAGCCCATTGGAGGTGCAGATGCAGGAAGGTGAGCACACAATTCGCAATATAGTAGAAAAAACTAGGCTGCCTGTTAATGTAACTGTGCCAAGCCCTACACCAAGAAACCCTTATGACCTGCATTTTATCCGGGAAGGGCACAGGTATAAGTTTGTTAACATTCAAACCAAGACTGTGGTGGTTTGTTGTGTGCTTCGTGGCAACAAAATTATTCCAATGCATTTTCCCTTGCACTTAACACTTCCAAAATTTACCCTACCTGACAGTCTTGTGAAGGGGGAGCTGTGGCATGAATCCCTCATCCAGCACTGGTTTAATATATGCCAGGAACAGTTTGACATAGATGAGTATTCCCGTGCTGTGCGAGATGTGAAAACTGACTGGAACGAAGATTGCAAGAGCCCGAAGAAAAGTCGATGCACTGGGCACAGCCACGTGCCGAATTCCCTGAGCTATGCCAGGGATGAACTTACGCAGTCCTTCCATCGGCTGTCAGTGTGTGTCTATGGAAACAATTTGCATGGGAACAGTGAAGTGAATCTTCATGGTTGCAGGGACTTGTGTAGTGCGTGGGCCCTGTTTTCTCACGATGCTCTTCAGTACCAGGATTCTGGTGACAGTAGCAGTGATTATCTTTTTCCTGAAGTTAGTGAAGAATCAATGTTTCTACCTACAAAACCAGAACTTCCTTATGAAGAGCTGTGGTTGGACCAAGGATCTGGAAAGCCTGGGGACCAGCCTTTTACTCGCACACTAAGTGAGAAGAACAAATGCGACAATTACAGAGGCTCTTTCCGATCAAAGTGTGGTACCGCACTTCTTCCTGTGCCTGGGACTATCGGAGCAACGACAAAGTCTTCAGATGTTTCCCTACCTCCACCTCCAGTGCCTCCCAAATCAGAAGCA GTAAGAGAGGAATGCAGGCTCCTGAATGCTCCTCCAGTTCCACCACGGAGTTCAAAGCCGTCCTCTTCCACCAGTCCCTCCATTCCTCCTCGCACAGTCAAACCGACACGGCAGCAGACCCGTTCACCTAGCCCCACTCTGTCTTACTATTCTTCAGGACTTCACAACAT CAACGTCACAGAGAGTGACAACACAAATGCTACCGAGAGCACACCTGTTTCCTGCTACCCTTGTAACATGAGGAAAACCGAATCCAAAGAGCCTGATAGCACGATGCCTTTTGGAAGCCCCTCAGCTGAAGCTCTTTCTTGTAGGTTATCTTGGCCAAACCATTTTTCAGGAACTGCTGATGGCCTAAATAGGAATGATTTCCTGCTAGATCCGAGCAGGAGCTATAGCTACCCCAGGCAGAAGACTCCAGGCACGCCAAAGAGAAACTGTCCAGCACCTTTAACTTTTGACTTCGATGGGTGTGAGCTCCCTGCGGGGTACGCTCCACTGACGCCAGCAGAGTTTACTAACACCATCTCCAGCTGTCCAAAGTCAGCCAGTTACTCACTAGAATGCACTGATGAGAAAACTCTGGTGGTCAGCAATGCAAAGCAGAGTCATTCGTGTCCTGCCTTACCTCCTCGTGCACCCAAATCAGGTGAAGAGAAACCAGCTTTAGACACGTGTCCATTACCACTAAAAATAGATGGTGCCGAGGAGGAATCCAAAACTGATTCACCAGACCTCTTGGAAGATCAGTATCTCGTTAAAAAGGGCATGCAGGACACTTTCTCTGTGTCTTATCCTTTCTCATCTCCCCTCCACCTCCAGTTAGCACCAAGGTCTTGTGGGGATGGCTCTCCCTGGCAACCACCCACAGACCTTTCTGGACTCTCAATAGAGGAAGTGTCTAAGTCGCTGAGGTTTATTGGTCTATCAGAAGATGTCATATCATTTTTTGTTACTGAGAAGATTGACGGCAATTTACTGGTTCAGCTTACAGAAGAAATCCTTTCAGAAGACTTCAAGCTAAGCAAATTGCAGGTTAAGAAAATACTGCAGTTCATTAATGGCTGGCGGCCAAAAATGTGA
- the GAREM1 gene encoding GRB2-associated and regulator of MAPK protein 1 isoform X3, translated as MEEITFNVKVASGECNEDTEVYNITLSTGDELTLMGQAEILYAKSSKEKSRLNTIFKKIGKLNSISKLGRGKMPCLICMNHRTNESISLPFQCKGRFSTRSPLEVQMQEGEHTIRNIVEKTRLPVNVTVPSPTPRNPYDLHFIREGHRYKFVNIQTKTVVVCCVLRGNKIIPMHFPLHLTLPKFTLPDSLVKGELWHESLIQHWFNICQEQFDIDEYSRAVRDVKTDWNEDCKSPKKSRCTGHSHVPNSLSYARDELTQSFHRLSVCVYGNNLHGNSEVNLHGCRDLCSAWALFSHDALQYQDSGDSSSDYLFPEVSEESMFLPTKPELPYEELWLDQGSGKPGDQPFTRTLSEKNKCDNYRGSFRSKCGTALLPVPGTIGATTKSSDVSLPPPPVPPKSEAVREECRLLNAPPVPPRSSKPSSSTSPSIPPRTVKPTRQQTRSPSPTLSYYSSGLHNINVTESDNTNATESTPVSCYPCNMRKTESKEPDSTMPFGSPSAEALSCRLSWPNHFSGTADGLNRNDFLLDPSRSYSYPRQKTPGTPKRNCPAPLTFDFDGCELPAGYAPLTPAEFTNTISSCPKSASYSLECTDEKTLVVSNAKQSHSCPALPPRAPKSGEEKPALDTCPLPLKIDGAEEESKTDSPDLLEDQYLVKKGMQDTFSVSYPFSSPLHLQLAPRSCGDGSPWQPPTDLSGLSIEEVSKSLRFIGLSEDVISFFVTEKIDGNLLVQLTEEILSEDFKLSKLQVKKILQFINGWRPKM; from the exons ATGGAGGAAATAACATTCAACGTTAAG GTGGCTTCAGGTGAATGTAATGAAGACACTGAGGTTTACAACATTACGCTTAGTACTGGGGATGAGCTCACTTTAATGGGGCAAGCAGAAATCCTTTATGCAAAATCTTCTAAGGAGAAGTCACGACTCAACACCATCTTCAAGAAAATCGGGAAACTTAATTCAATTAGTAAGCTAGGCAGAGGCAAAATGCCCTGCCTCATCTGCATGAACCACAGGACCAACGAAAGCATCAGTCTCcctttccagtgtaagggcaggtTTAGTACCCGCAGCCCATTGGAGGTGCAGATGCAGGAAGGTGAGCACACAATTCGCAATATAGTAGAAAAAACTAGGCTGCCTGTTAATGTAACTGTGCCAAGCCCTACACCAAGAAACCCTTATGACCTGCATTTTATCCGGGAAGGGCACAGGTATAAGTTTGTTAACATTCAAACCAAGACTGTGGTGGTTTGTTGTGTGCTTCGTGGCAACAAAATTATTCCAATGCATTTTCCCTTGCACTTAACACTTCCAAAATTTACCCTACCTGACAGTCTTGTGAAGGGGGAGCTGTGGCATGAATCCCTCATCCAGCACTGGTTTAATATATGCCAGGAACAGTTTGACATAGATGAGTATTCCCGTGCTGTGCGAGATGTGAAAACTGACTGGAACGAAGATTGCAAGAGCCCGAAGAAAAGTCGATGCACTGGGCACAGCCACGTGCCGAATTCCCTGAGCTATGCCAGGGATGAACTTACGCAGTCCTTCCATCGGCTGTCAGTGTGTGTCTATGGAAACAATTTGCATGGGAACAGTGAAGTGAATCTTCATGGTTGCAGGGACTTGTGTAGTGCGTGGGCCCTGTTTTCTCACGATGCTCTTCAGTACCAGGATTCTGGTGACAGTAGCAGTGATTATCTTTTTCCTGAAGTTAGTGAAGAATCAATGTTTCTACCTACAAAACCAGAACTTCCTTATGAAGAGCTGTGGTTGGACCAAGGATCTGGAAAGCCTGGGGACCAGCCTTTTACTCGCACACTAAGTGAGAAGAACAAATGCGACAATTACAGAGGCTCTTTCCGATCAAAGTGTGGTACCGCACTTCTTCCTGTGCCTGGGACTATCGGAGCAACGACAAAGTCTTCAGATGTTTCCCTACCTCCACCTCCAGTGCCTCCCAAATCAGAAGCA GTAAGAGAGGAATGCAGGCTCCTGAATGCTCCTCCAGTTCCACCACGGAGTTCAAAGCCGTCCTCTTCCACCAGTCCCTCCATTCCTCCTCGCACAGTCAAACCGACACGGCAGCAGACCCGTTCACCTAGCCCCACTCTGTCTTACTATTCTTCAGGACTTCACAACAT CAACGTCACAGAGAGTGACAACACAAATGCTACCGAGAGCACACCTGTTTCCTGCTACCCTTGTAACATGAGGAAAACCGAATCCAAAGAGCCTGATAGCACGATGCCTTTTGGAAGCCCCTCAGCTGAAGCTCTTTCTTGTAGGTTATCTTGGCCAAACCATTTTTCAGGAACTGCTGATGGCCTAAATAGGAATGATTTCCTGCTAGATCCGAGCAGGAGCTATAGCTACCCCAGGCAGAAGACTCCAGGCACGCCAAAGAGAAACTGTCCAGCACCTTTAACTTTTGACTTCGATGGGTGTGAGCTCCCTGCGGGGTACGCTCCACTGACGCCAGCAGAGTTTACTAACACCATCTCCAGCTGTCCAAAGTCAGCCAGTTACTCACTAGAATGCACTGATGAGAAAACTCTGGTGGTCAGCAATGCAAAGCAGAGTCATTCGTGTCCTGCCTTACCTCCTCGTGCACCCAAATCAGGTGAAGAGAAACCAGCTTTAGACACGTGTCCATTACCACTAAAAATAGATGGTGCCGAGGAGGAATCCAAAACTGATTCACCAGACCTCTTGGAAGATCAGTATCTCGTTAAAAAGGGCATGCAGGACACTTTCTCTGTGTCTTATCCTTTCTCATCTCCCCTCCACCTCCAGTTAGCACCAAGGTCTTGTGGGGATGGCTCTCCCTGGCAACCACCCACAGACCTTTCTGGACTCTCAATAGAGGAAGTGTCTAAGTCGCTGAGGTTTATTGGTCTATCAGAAGATGTCATATCATTTTTTGTTACTGAGAAGATTGACGGCAATTTACTGGTTCAGCTTACAGAAGAAATCCTTTCAGAAGACTTCAAGCTAAGCAAATTGCAGGTTAAGAAAATACTGCAGTTCATTAATGGCTGGCGGCCAAAAATGTGA
- the GAREM1 gene encoding GRB2-associated and regulator of MAPK protein 1 isoform X4, whose product MQVASGECNEDTEVYNITLSTGDELTLMGQAEILYAKSSKEKSRLNTIFKKIGKLNSISKLGRGKMPCLICMNHRTNESISLPFQCKGRFSTRSPLEVQMQEGEHTIRNIVEKTRLPVNVTVPSPTPRNPYDLHFIREGHRYKFVNIQTKTVVVCCVLRGNKIIPMHFPLHLTLPKFTLPDSLVKGELWHESLIQHWFNICQEQFDIDEYSRAVRDVKTDWNEDCKSPKKSRCTGHSHVPNSLSYARDELTQSFHRLSVCVYGNNLHGNSEVNLHGCRDLCSAWALFSHDALQYQDSGDSSSDYLFPEVSEESMFLPTKPELPYEELWLDQGSGKPGDQPFTRTLSEKNKCDNYRGSFRSKCGTALLPVPGTIGATTKSSDVSLPPPPVPPKSEAVREECRLLNAPPVPPRSSKPSSSTSPSIPPRTVKPTRQQTRSPSPTLSYYSSGLHNINVTESDNTNATESTPVSCYPCNMRKTESKEPDSTMPFGSPSAEALSCRLSWPNHFSGTADGLNRNDFLLDPSRSYSYPRQKTPGTPKRNCPAPLTFDFDGCELPAGYAPLTPAEFTNTISSCPKSASYSLECTDEKTLVVSNAKQSHSCPALPPRAPKSGEEKPALDTCPLPLKIDGAEEESKTDSPDLLEDQYLVKKGMQDTFSVSYPFSSPLHLQLAPRSCGDGSPWQPPTDLSGLSIEEVSKSLRFIGLSEDVISFFVTEKIDGNLLVQLTEEILSEDFKLSKLQVKKILQFINGWRPKM is encoded by the exons GTGGCTTCAGGTGAATGTAATGAAGACACTGAGGTTTACAACATTACGCTTAGTACTGGGGATGAGCTCACTTTAATGGGGCAAGCAGAAATCCTTTATGCAAAATCTTCTAAGGAGAAGTCACGACTCAACACCATCTTCAAGAAAATCGGGAAACTTAATTCAATTAGTAAGCTAGGCAGAGGCAAAATGCCCTGCCTCATCTGCATGAACCACAGGACCAACGAAAGCATCAGTCTCcctttccagtgtaagggcaggtTTAGTACCCGCAGCCCATTGGAGGTGCAGATGCAGGAAGGTGAGCACACAATTCGCAATATAGTAGAAAAAACTAGGCTGCCTGTTAATGTAACTGTGCCAAGCCCTACACCAAGAAACCCTTATGACCTGCATTTTATCCGGGAAGGGCACAGGTATAAGTTTGTTAACATTCAAACCAAGACTGTGGTGGTTTGTTGTGTGCTTCGTGGCAACAAAATTATTCCAATGCATTTTCCCTTGCACTTAACACTTCCAAAATTTACCCTACCTGACAGTCTTGTGAAGGGGGAGCTGTGGCATGAATCCCTCATCCAGCACTGGTTTAATATATGCCAGGAACAGTTTGACATAGATGAGTATTCCCGTGCTGTGCGAGATGTGAAAACTGACTGGAACGAAGATTGCAAGAGCCCGAAGAAAAGTCGATGCACTGGGCACAGCCACGTGCCGAATTCCCTGAGCTATGCCAGGGATGAACTTACGCAGTCCTTCCATCGGCTGTCAGTGTGTGTCTATGGAAACAATTTGCATGGGAACAGTGAAGTGAATCTTCATGGTTGCAGGGACTTGTGTAGTGCGTGGGCCCTGTTTTCTCACGATGCTCTTCAGTACCAGGATTCTGGTGACAGTAGCAGTGATTATCTTTTTCCTGAAGTTAGTGAAGAATCAATGTTTCTACCTACAAAACCAGAACTTCCTTATGAAGAGCTGTGGTTGGACCAAGGATCTGGAAAGCCTGGGGACCAGCCTTTTACTCGCACACTAAGTGAGAAGAACAAATGCGACAATTACAGAGGCTCTTTCCGATCAAAGTGTGGTACCGCACTTCTTCCTGTGCCTGGGACTATCGGAGCAACGACAAAGTCTTCAGATGTTTCCCTACCTCCACCTCCAGTGCCTCCCAAATCAGAAGCA GTAAGAGAGGAATGCAGGCTCCTGAATGCTCCTCCAGTTCCACCACGGAGTTCAAAGCCGTCCTCTTCCACCAGTCCCTCCATTCCTCCTCGCACAGTCAAACCGACACGGCAGCAGACCCGTTCACCTAGCCCCACTCTGTCTTACTATTCTTCAGGACTTCACAACAT CAACGTCACAGAGAGTGACAACACAAATGCTACCGAGAGCACACCTGTTTCCTGCTACCCTTGTAACATGAGGAAAACCGAATCCAAAGAGCCTGATAGCACGATGCCTTTTGGAAGCCCCTCAGCTGAAGCTCTTTCTTGTAGGTTATCTTGGCCAAACCATTTTTCAGGAACTGCTGATGGCCTAAATAGGAATGATTTCCTGCTAGATCCGAGCAGGAGCTATAGCTACCCCAGGCAGAAGACTCCAGGCACGCCAAAGAGAAACTGTCCAGCACCTTTAACTTTTGACTTCGATGGGTGTGAGCTCCCTGCGGGGTACGCTCCACTGACGCCAGCAGAGTTTACTAACACCATCTCCAGCTGTCCAAAGTCAGCCAGTTACTCACTAGAATGCACTGATGAGAAAACTCTGGTGGTCAGCAATGCAAAGCAGAGTCATTCGTGTCCTGCCTTACCTCCTCGTGCACCCAAATCAGGTGAAGAGAAACCAGCTTTAGACACGTGTCCATTACCACTAAAAATAGATGGTGCCGAGGAGGAATCCAAAACTGATTCACCAGACCTCTTGGAAGATCAGTATCTCGTTAAAAAGGGCATGCAGGACACTTTCTCTGTGTCTTATCCTTTCTCATCTCCCCTCCACCTCCAGTTAGCACCAAGGTCTTGTGGGGATGGCTCTCCCTGGCAACCACCCACAGACCTTTCTGGACTCTCAATAGAGGAAGTGTCTAAGTCGCTGAGGTTTATTGGTCTATCAGAAGATGTCATATCATTTTTTGTTACTGAGAAGATTGACGGCAATTTACTGGTTCAGCTTACAGAAGAAATCCTTTCAGAAGACTTCAAGCTAAGCAAATTGCAGGTTAAGAAAATACTGCAGTTCATTAATGGCTGGCGGCCAAAAATGTGA
- the GAREM1 gene encoding GRB2-associated and regulator of MAPK protein 1 isoform X1 has protein sequence MDPGPPPGCSLKEVKWSAVAVPLDLLVSTYRLPQIARLDSGEAVEGLRESDYLLIHSCRQWTTITAHSLEEGHYVIGPKIEIPVHYAGQFKLLEQDRDIKEPVQYFNSVEEVAKAFPERVYVMEEITFNVKVASGECNEDTEVYNITLSTGDELTLMGQAEILYAKSSKEKSRLNTIFKKIGKLNSISKLGRGKMPCLICMNHRTNESISLPFQCKGRFSTRSPLEVQMQEGEHTIRNIVEKTRLPVNVTVPSPTPRNPYDLHFIREGHRYKFVNIQTKTVVVCCVLRGNKIIPMHFPLHLTLPKFTLPDSLVKGELWHESLIQHWFNICQEQFDIDEYSRAVRDVKTDWNEDCKSPKKSRCTGHSHVPNSLSYARDELTQSFHRLSVCVYGNNLHGNSEVNLHGCRDLCSAWALFSHDALQYQDSGDSSSDYLFPEVSEESMFLPTKPELPYEELWLDQGSGKPGDQPFTRTLSEKNKCDNYRGSFRSKCGTALLPVPGTIGATTKSSDVSLPPPPVPPKSEAVREECRLLNAPPVPPRSSKPSSSTSPSIPPRTVKPTRQQTRSPSPTLSYYSSGLHNINVTESDNTNATESTPVSCYPCNMRKTESKEPDSTMPFGSPSAEALSCRLSWPNHFSGTADGLNRNDFLLDPSRSYSYPRQKTPGTPKRNCPAPLTFDFDGCELPAGYAPLTPAEFTNTISSCPKSASYSLECTDEKTLVVSNAKQSHSCPALPPRAPKSGEEKPALDTCPLPLKIDGAEEESKTDSPDLLEDQYLVKKGMQDTFSVSYPFSSPLHLQLAPRSCGDGSPWQPPTDLSGLSIEEVSKSLRFIGLSEDVISFFVTEKIDGNLLVQLTEEILSEDFKLSKLQVKKILQFINGWRPKM, from the exons GGCAGTTTAAGCTGCTGGAACAAGACCGAGATATTAAGGAGCCAGTGCAGTATTTTAACAGTGTGGAGGAGGTGGCTAAAGCATTTCCTGAACGAGTTTACGTCATGGAGGAAATAACATTCAACGTTAAG GTGGCTTCAGGTGAATGTAATGAAGACACTGAGGTTTACAACATTACGCTTAGTACTGGGGATGAGCTCACTTTAATGGGGCAAGCAGAAATCCTTTATGCAAAATCTTCTAAGGAGAAGTCACGACTCAACACCATCTTCAAGAAAATCGGGAAACTTAATTCAATTAGTAAGCTAGGCAGAGGCAAAATGCCCTGCCTCATCTGCATGAACCACAGGACCAACGAAAGCATCAGTCTCcctttccagtgtaagggcaggtTTAGTACCCGCAGCCCATTGGAGGTGCAGATGCAGGAAGGTGAGCACACAATTCGCAATATAGTAGAAAAAACTAGGCTGCCTGTTAATGTAACTGTGCCAAGCCCTACACCAAGAAACCCTTATGACCTGCATTTTATCCGGGAAGGGCACAGGTATAAGTTTGTTAACATTCAAACCAAGACTGTGGTGGTTTGTTGTGTGCTTCGTGGCAACAAAATTATTCCAATGCATTTTCCCTTGCACTTAACACTTCCAAAATTTACCCTACCTGACAGTCTTGTGAAGGGGGAGCTGTGGCATGAATCCCTCATCCAGCACTGGTTTAATATATGCCAGGAACAGTTTGACATAGATGAGTATTCCCGTGCTGTGCGAGATGTGAAAACTGACTGGAACGAAGATTGCAAGAGCCCGAAGAAAAGTCGATGCACTGGGCACAGCCACGTGCCGAATTCCCTGAGCTATGCCAGGGATGAACTTACGCAGTCCTTCCATCGGCTGTCAGTGTGTGTCTATGGAAACAATTTGCATGGGAACAGTGAAGTGAATCTTCATGGTTGCAGGGACTTGTGTAGTGCGTGGGCCCTGTTTTCTCACGATGCTCTTCAGTACCAGGATTCTGGTGACAGTAGCAGTGATTATCTTTTTCCTGAAGTTAGTGAAGAATCAATGTTTCTACCTACAAAACCAGAACTTCCTTATGAAGAGCTGTGGTTGGACCAAGGATCTGGAAAGCCTGGGGACCAGCCTTTTACTCGCACACTAAGTGAGAAGAACAAATGCGACAATTACAGAGGCTCTTTCCGATCAAAGTGTGGTACCGCACTTCTTCCTGTGCCTGGGACTATCGGAGCAACGACAAAGTCTTCAGATGTTTCCCTACCTCCACCTCCAGTGCCTCCCAAATCAGAAGCA GTAAGAGAGGAATGCAGGCTCCTGAATGCTCCTCCAGTTCCACCACGGAGTTCAAAGCCGTCCTCTTCCACCAGTCCCTCCATTCCTCCTCGCACAGTCAAACCGACACGGCAGCAGACCCGTTCACCTAGCCCCACTCTGTCTTACTATTCTTCAGGACTTCACAACAT CAACGTCACAGAGAGTGACAACACAAATGCTACCGAGAGCACACCTGTTTCCTGCTACCCTTGTAACATGAGGAAAACCGAATCCAAAGAGCCTGATAGCACGATGCCTTTTGGAAGCCCCTCAGCTGAAGCTCTTTCTTGTAGGTTATCTTGGCCAAACCATTTTTCAGGAACTGCTGATGGCCTAAATAGGAATGATTTCCTGCTAGATCCGAGCAGGAGCTATAGCTACCCCAGGCAGAAGACTCCAGGCACGCCAAAGAGAAACTGTCCAGCACCTTTAACTTTTGACTTCGATGGGTGTGAGCTCCCTGCGGGGTACGCTCCACTGACGCCAGCAGAGTTTACTAACACCATCTCCAGCTGTCCAAAGTCAGCCAGTTACTCACTAGAATGCACTGATGAGAAAACTCTGGTGGTCAGCAATGCAAAGCAGAGTCATTCGTGTCCTGCCTTACCTCCTCGTGCACCCAAATCAGGTGAAGAGAAACCAGCTTTAGACACGTGTCCATTACCACTAAAAATAGATGGTGCCGAGGAGGAATCCAAAACTGATTCACCAGACCTCTTGGAAGATCAGTATCTCGTTAAAAAGGGCATGCAGGACACTTTCTCTGTGTCTTATCCTTTCTCATCTCCCCTCCACCTCCAGTTAGCACCAAGGTCTTGTGGGGATGGCTCTCCCTGGCAACCACCCACAGACCTTTCTGGACTCTCAATAGAGGAAGTGTCTAAGTCGCTGAGGTTTATTGGTCTATCAGAAGATGTCATATCATTTTTTGTTACTGAGAAGATTGACGGCAATTTACTGGTTCAGCTTACAGAAGAAATCCTTTCAGAAGACTTCAAGCTAAGCAAATTGCAGGTTAAGAAAATACTGCAGTTCATTAATGGCTGGCGGCCAAAAATGTGA